One genomic window of Hymenobacter sp. J193 includes the following:
- the htpG gene encoding molecular chaperone HtpG, translating to MQEKGSISIHTENIFPIIKKFLYSDHEIFLRELVSNAVDATQKLKSLGQLGEFKGELGDLKVKVSVDKEARTITISDRGLGMTAEEIKKYINQIAFSGATEFVEKYKEKDAAAKDQIIGQFGLGFYSAFMVAREVEIFSKSYKEETEGAHWVCDGSTEFSLETTEKADRGTDVVLHVAEDSDEFLEAARLKGILNKYCKFLPIEIEFEGEVINQTAPIWTKQPSELTDEDYTKFYQELYPFSEPPLFWIHLNVDYPFNLTGILYFPKVKDELQFQRNKIQLYSRQVFITDEVKDVVPEFLMLLHGVIDSPDIPLNVSRSFLQADAAVRKINTYITKKVADKLSELYRKDRTGYEQKWSDIGLFVKYGMLSDEKFYDKAKDFALVQNVGGKFFTLPEYQEFVQANQKDKSEQTVVLYTTDAEAQHGFVQAAQDRGYDVLKLDGPLDSHFIGQLEQKLEKTTFKRVDADTIGKLIEKEESTESVLSDDDKTKLQELYKAAISNEQMHVQVEALSPQDAPVIITLPEFMRRMKDMQRAGGGGGMQMFGSLPDSYTVSVNANHPISQRVLNAEGEAGSKLARQAYDLALLAQGMLKGEALTAFVKRSADLLAAE from the coding sequence ATGCAAGAGAAAGGCAGCATCTCGATTCATACCGAGAACATCTTTCCTATCATCAAGAAATTCCTATACTCCGACCACGAAATCTTCCTGCGCGAGCTGGTAAGCAATGCCGTGGACGCCACCCAAAAGCTGAAAAGCCTGGGCCAGCTGGGCGAGTTCAAAGGGGAGCTGGGCGACCTGAAGGTGAAGGTGAGCGTAGACAAGGAAGCCCGTACCATCACCATTTCCGACCGCGGCCTGGGCATGACGGCCGAGGAAATCAAGAAGTACATCAACCAGATTGCCTTCTCCGGGGCTACCGAGTTTGTGGAGAAGTACAAGGAAAAGGATGCGGCTGCCAAAGACCAGATTATCGGTCAGTTTGGCTTGGGCTTCTATTCCGCCTTTATGGTAGCCCGCGAAGTTGAAATCTTCTCGAAGAGCTACAAGGAAGAAACCGAAGGAGCCCATTGGGTATGCGACGGCAGCACCGAGTTCAGCCTGGAAACCACCGAGAAGGCCGACCGCGGCACCGACGTGGTACTGCACGTGGCCGAAGATTCCGACGAGTTTCTGGAAGCTGCGCGTCTGAAAGGTATTCTGAACAAGTACTGCAAGTTCCTGCCCATCGAAATCGAGTTCGAGGGTGAAGTCATCAACCAGACGGCCCCCATCTGGACCAAGCAGCCCTCGGAGCTGACGGATGAAGACTACACCAAGTTCTATCAGGAGCTGTACCCGTTCTCGGAGCCGCCGCTGTTCTGGATTCACCTCAACGTCGATTATCCCTTCAACCTGACGGGCATTCTGTACTTCCCGAAGGTGAAGGACGAGCTGCAGTTCCAGCGTAACAAAATCCAGCTCTACTCGCGCCAGGTGTTCATTACCGACGAGGTGAAGGACGTGGTGCCCGAGTTCCTGATGCTGCTGCACGGCGTGATTGACTCGCCGGATATTCCGCTGAACGTGTCGCGTAGCTTCCTGCAGGCCGACGCGGCGGTGCGCAAAATCAACACCTACATCACCAAGAAAGTAGCCGACAAGCTGTCCGAGCTTTACCGCAAGGACCGCACGGGCTACGAGCAAAAATGGTCCGACATCGGGCTGTTCGTGAAGTACGGCATGCTGTCGGATGAGAAGTTCTACGACAAGGCCAAGGACTTTGCGCTGGTGCAGAACGTGGGGGGCAAGTTCTTCACCCTGCCCGAGTACCAGGAGTTTGTGCAGGCCAACCAGAAAGACAAGAGCGAGCAGACTGTAGTGCTCTACACCACTGATGCCGAAGCCCAGCACGGCTTCGTGCAGGCCGCCCAGGACCGCGGCTACGATGTGCTGAAGCTCGACGGCCCGCTCGATTCGCACTTCATTGGCCAGCTGGAGCAGAAACTGGAGAAAACGACCTTCAAGCGCGTGGATGCCGACACTATCGGCAAGCTCATCGAGAAGGAGGAAAGCACTGAGAGCGTACTCAGCGACGACGACAAAACCAAGCTGCAGGAGCTCTATAAGGCGGCCATCAGCAACGAGCAGATGCATGTGCAGGTAGAGGCGCTGTCGCCCCAGGACGCGCCGGTTATCATCACCCTGCCCGAGTTTATGCGCCGCATGAAGGATATGCAGCGCGCCGGTGGCGGAGGTGGTATGCAGATGTTCGGCTCGCTGCCCGACTCCTACACCGTGAGCGTGAATGCCAACCACCCCATTTCCCAGCGTGTGCTGAACGCCGAGGGCGAAGCCGGCAGCAAGCTGGCCCGCCAGGCCTACGACCTTGCGCTTCTGGCCCAGGGCATGCTGAAAGGCGAAGCCCTCACCGCCTTTGTGAAGCGTAGCGCCGATTTGCTGGCCGCGGAGTAG
- the lipB gene encoding lipoyl(octanoyl) transferase LipB, translating into MNSLLSTCVTTPPAAAPEAPVAAGIRQPGQNRVVQVERLGTVAYQTAWDYQEELLAATLALKTRNRAAAEAGDSPVLTPNHLLLCQHPPVYTLGKSGKPEHLLLDENALTAHGATFHRINRGGDITFHGPGQLVGYPILDLDNFFTDIHRYLRVLEEAVIRTLAEYGLSAGRIAGLTGVWLDFEEGAPNPRKICAMGVKCSRWVTMHGFALNVNTDLTYFGYIVPCGITDKAVTSMQRELGREISVTEVENRLLPHLATLLNAEYAV; encoded by the coding sequence ATGAATTCTCTGCTTTCTACCTGCGTAACAACCCCTCCGGCAGCCGCCCCCGAGGCCCCCGTTGCGGCGGGGATCCGGCAGCCCGGGCAAAACAGGGTGGTGCAGGTAGAGCGGTTGGGCACAGTAGCGTACCAAACTGCCTGGGATTACCAGGAAGAGCTGTTGGCGGCTACGCTGGCCCTGAAAACCCGCAACCGCGCGGCCGCTGAAGCCGGCGATTCTCCGGTGCTCACGCCCAACCATCTGCTGCTGTGCCAGCACCCGCCGGTATATACGCTGGGCAAAAGCGGCAAGCCCGAGCACCTGTTGCTGGATGAAAATGCCCTGACAGCGCACGGGGCCACCTTCCACCGCATCAACCGCGGCGGCGACATTACCTTTCATGGCCCCGGCCAGCTGGTGGGCTACCCCATCCTGGACCTCGACAACTTCTTCACCGACATTCACCGCTACCTGCGTGTGCTGGAGGAAGCTGTCATCCGTACGCTGGCCGAGTATGGCCTGTCAGCCGGGCGCATTGCGGGCCTTACCGGGGTGTGGCTTGATTTCGAGGAAGGTGCCCCCAACCCGCGCAAAATCTGCGCAATGGGCGTGAAGTGCAGCCGCTGGGTAACCATGCACGGCTTTGCCCTCAACGTCAATACCGACCTCACGTACTTCGGCTACATCGTGCCCTGCGGCATCACCGACAAGGCCGTAACGTCTATGCAGCGCGAGTTGGGCCGCGAAATATCCGTAACGGAAGTAGAAAACCGCCTGCTCCCGCATCTGGCCACGTTGCTGAATGCCGAATATGCTGTTTGA
- a CDS encoding TonB-dependent receptor, with protein MAASLLLLAGNSVIQAQNAPRPSLPARATRTVVPVTGRVTDAATGEPLPGATVIFPDVKQATATGADGTFRFASLPQGRFLMQVRFVGYTPVVRTVDTSAGTALDVALTPAETEIGQVIVTGVSASTEMRRSPVPTSVVDQTRLRQTAATNAVDALAHTPGLNQITTGAAISKPVIRGLGANRVITLNNGAKQEGQQWGDEHGIEIDEFSIDRAEVIKGPGSLLYGSDGLAGVINFLAPDPVEEGRILGSVTANYQTNNYQQGYSLWNAGNLGGLNWQVRGSGKVATDYRNKYDGRVYNSGFRELDGSGYVGLNKSWGYTHLTFSSFNQILGLIEGERDSTSGRFTRVTSLGETQIVDGSGFSGYDLDVPRQQINHLRIGTDNNFILGQYRLTLNVGWQQNLRREFGNPEDYYEKSLFFQLRTVDYALRWFLPEKNGWHTTLGLSGMQQENQNKGVEFLIPAYRLLDGGVFGVTKKSIGKLDLSGGLRYDVRRITADALFLDEEEQPVPAGQGEEKFAGFQSSFRNVSGSVGGAYNLSEKWLLKANAARGFRAPNIAELGSNGIHEGTTRYEIGEPDLKPETSFQLDGGLSFTADHVSFTADVFRNRISNYIFPRRLASQDGTDSLSADGDRVFRYGQGDARLAGGEVSLDLHPHPLDWLHFENSFSMVRAVQLDQPAGQRYLPFTPADRFQSELRVNFRQVGRSALRNLYARGTVEHNFAQNRVFSAFDTETRTPGYTLVNLGVGTEVASAKGRTLFSLYLAANNLFDVAYQNHLSRLKYAAVNNATSRTGVYNMGRTLSAKLVVPLAFK; from the coding sequence ATGGCTGCGAGCCTATTGCTGCTGGCCGGCAATAGCGTAATCCAAGCCCAAAACGCCCCGCGGCCGAGCCTGCCGGCCCGGGCTACCCGCACGGTGGTCCCCGTTACCGGCCGGGTAACTGATGCTGCTACCGGCGAACCACTGCCGGGTGCTACCGTAATTTTCCCGGATGTAAAACAAGCCACTGCCACGGGGGCTGATGGCACATTCCGGTTTGCCAGCTTGCCGCAGGGCCGCTTTTTGATGCAGGTGCGCTTTGTGGGCTACACTCCCGTGGTGCGCACCGTAGACACCAGTGCCGGCACTGCCCTCGATGTAGCCCTCACCCCGGCTGAAACCGAAATCGGACAGGTGATTGTGACGGGGGTATCGGCCAGCACGGAAATGCGCCGCTCACCGGTGCCCACCAGCGTGGTAGACCAGACGCGCCTGCGCCAGACGGCCGCCACCAACGCCGTGGACGCCCTGGCTCACACGCCCGGCCTCAACCAGATTACCACCGGCGCGGCCATCAGCAAGCCGGTTATCCGGGGCTTGGGAGCCAACCGCGTCATCACCCTGAACAACGGGGCCAAGCAGGAAGGTCAGCAGTGGGGCGACGAGCACGGCATCGAAATCGACGAGTTCAGCATCGACCGGGCCGAGGTGATTAAGGGCCCCGGCTCCTTGCTGTATGGCTCCGACGGGCTGGCCGGCGTCATCAACTTTCTGGCGCCCGACCCGGTAGAGGAGGGCCGGATTCTGGGCTCCGTGACGGCCAACTACCAGACCAACAACTACCAGCAGGGCTACTCGCTCTGGAACGCGGGCAACCTGGGTGGCCTGAACTGGCAGGTGCGCGGCTCGGGCAAGGTGGCCACCGATTACCGAAACAAGTACGACGGCCGGGTGTACAACTCGGGGTTCCGGGAGCTGGACGGCAGCGGCTACGTGGGCCTGAACAAAAGCTGGGGCTACACGCACCTCACCTTCAGTTCTTTCAACCAGATCCTGGGTCTGATTGAGGGCGAGCGGGACTCCACTTCGGGCCGGTTTACGCGGGTGACCAGCCTGGGCGAAACGCAGATAGTGGATGGCAGCGGCTTTTCCGGCTATGACCTCGACGTGCCCCGCCAGCAAATCAACCACCTGCGCATCGGCACCGACAACAACTTCATCCTGGGTCAGTACCGCCTGACGCTCAACGTGGGCTGGCAGCAGAACCTGCGCCGGGAGTTTGGCAACCCCGAGGACTACTACGAGAAGTCATTATTTTTTCAGCTGCGCACCGTGGACTACGCCCTGCGCTGGTTTTTGCCCGAGAAAAACGGCTGGCACACCACGCTGGGCTTGAGCGGCATGCAGCAGGAAAACCAGAACAAGGGCGTGGAGTTCCTGATTCCGGCTTACCGTCTGCTGGATGGCGGCGTGTTCGGCGTCACCAAAAAGAGCATTGGGAAGCTCGACCTCAGCGGCGGCCTGCGCTACGACGTACGGCGCATTACGGCCGACGCGCTGTTTCTGGATGAGGAAGAGCAGCCGGTACCTGCGGGCCAAGGTGAGGAAAAGTTTGCGGGCTTCCAAAGCAGTTTCCGAAACGTGAGCGGCAGCGTGGGCGGCGCCTACAACCTGAGCGAGAAGTGGCTGCTGAAAGCCAACGCGGCCCGGGGCTTCCGGGCCCCCAACATTGCCGAGCTGGGCTCCAACGGCATCCACGAGGGCACCACCCGCTACGAAATCGGGGAGCCGGACCTGAAGCCGGAAACCAGTTTCCAGTTGGATGGGGGCCTGAGTTTCACGGCCGACCACGTGAGCTTTACGGCCGACGTGTTCCGCAACCGCATCAGCAACTACATCTTCCCGCGCCGACTAGCTTCTCAGGACGGTACCGACTCCCTTTCGGCGGATGGCGACCGGGTGTTTCGCTACGGGCAGGGTGACGCGCGCCTGGCCGGGGGTGAAGTAAGTCTGGACCTACACCCCCACCCGCTCGACTGGCTGCACTTCGAAAACTCGTTTTCGATGGTGCGGGCGGTGCAGCTAGATCAGCCAGCCGGACAGCGCTACCTGCCCTTCACTCCCGCCGACAGGTTTCAGTCGGAGCTGCGGGTGAATTTCCGGCAGGTGGGCCGCTCGGCGCTGCGCAACCTGTATGCCCGGGGCACGGTGGAGCACAACTTCGCCCAGAACCGCGTGTTCTCGGCCTTCGATACCGAAACCCGCACGCCCGGCTACACCCTGGTGAACTTGGGCGTGGGCACCGAGGTAGCCTCCGCCAAAGGCCGCACGCTGTTTTCGCTGTATCTGGCCGCCAACAACCTGTTCGACGTGGCCTACCAGAACCACCTGAGCCGCCTGAAGTACGCGGCGGTAAACAACGCTACCAGCCGCACCGGGGTGTATAACATGGGCCGCACGCTAAGCGCGAAGCTCGTGGTGCCGCTGGCGTTTAAGTAG
- a CDS encoding MraY family glycosyltransferase, with amino-acid sequence MSALTIFANLEHGVQQLLAGCIILFFVGLKDDLVSISVSKKFVGQLLATGVVMIMADIRLTSFQGILGIHELPIGISYAFTFFVIVGITNAINLIDGLDGLAGSIVLIIVSTFGYYFYRYGGATYGNYAFVSICVIGGMLGFLRYNFHRATIFMGDTGSLVCGFIVSFLTIQFIEMRQPFPTSAPSVAVGVLFVPLFDTIRVFIVRMMAGRSPFSPDKNHIHHRILAMGFQQISTVMLLALLNLVVILFVINFAYLGNTWLIGGLVVFSLGLSIFLGVYQSRSARQRVAS; translated from the coding sequence ATGTCGGCGCTTACCATCTTCGCCAACCTCGAACATGGGGTGCAGCAGCTGCTGGCTGGCTGTATCATCCTGTTTTTTGTGGGCCTCAAGGATGACCTGGTCAGCATTTCGGTTTCCAAAAAATTTGTGGGCCAGCTGCTTGCTACCGGTGTGGTCATGATTATGGCCGACATCCGCCTGACCAGCTTCCAGGGTATTCTGGGCATTCATGAGCTGCCCATCGGCATCAGCTACGCCTTCACTTTCTTCGTGATTGTGGGCATCACCAACGCCATCAACCTCATTGATGGTCTCGACGGACTGGCAGGTAGTATTGTGCTCATCATCGTCAGCACGTTCGGGTATTACTTCTACCGCTACGGTGGTGCCACCTACGGGAACTATGCTTTCGTGTCTATCTGCGTGATTGGGGGTATGCTGGGCTTTCTGCGCTACAACTTCCACCGGGCCACCATTTTCATGGGTGACACTGGCTCCTTGGTCTGCGGCTTTATCGTGTCGTTTCTCACCATTCAGTTCATTGAGATGCGTCAGCCGTTTCCCACTTCGGCGCCATCAGTGGCCGTGGGCGTGCTGTTCGTGCCGCTGTTTGATACCATCCGCGTGTTTATTGTGCGCATGATGGCGGGCCGCTCGCCTTTCTCCCCCGATAAAAACCACATTCACCACCGCATCTTGGCCATGGGCTTCCAGCAGATCAGCACCGTTATGCTGCTTGCCCTGCTGAACTTAGTGGTTATTCTGTTCGTCATCAACTTTGCCTACTTGGGCAATACCTGGCTGATTGGTGGACTGGTAGTTTTTTCGCTGGGGTTGAGCATATTTCTGGGCGTGTACCAGAGCAGAAGTGCCCGGCAGCGGGTGGCTTCCTAA
- a CDS encoding YidH family protein gives MAGSSTRIRELRDLLALERTQMANERTLLAYVRTGMALVIAGFSLIQFFRQNLFVWAGVALVPAGLAVVLLGWRRYRHKGSALTSRASTSSYTD, from the coding sequence ATGGCTGGCTCTTCCACCCGAATTCGTGAACTGCGCGACTTGCTGGCCCTGGAACGAACCCAGATGGCCAACGAGCGGACGCTGCTGGCGTATGTGCGTACGGGTATGGCCCTGGTTATTGCCGGTTTCTCGCTTATTCAGTTTTTCCGGCAGAACCTCTTTGTGTGGGCCGGAGTGGCGCTGGTTCCGGCCGGCCTGGCCGTAGTGCTGCTGGGCTGGCGCCGCTACCGGCACAAAGGCAGCGCATTAACGAGCAGAGCCTCCACGTCGTCGTACACCGACTGA
- a CDS encoding DUF4271 domain-containing protein: MNWRQLALLVGWLLLAAMPGRAAEYRPLPPPPPVGLSADWLIYKPGQNRLTLYLAGYHQPSRAYYQWVSLQPGQPTVISFTALQNLSLFLDNQLVFTAPEAGSYTLDLARFVPATGLTAKHLLCVWHPTTPPAYASFVDVEPVPVARSKHAVAPLLPQERVLGYHNAYVCFLLLLGLLYGGVRVTYRPGFSRIYELRSFLNNSADQDFLIKPTATWLNLLLLVVFSLSFALLLVAVHTSLQNVLILRQLFNVPESAIVLRVLLYTGLVLAFVLLKYPYISFMGYIFDVLPLVTVQYREFVRTILLIGLALPFVVIIYLTLNTAAPAVVLWLSNGVITFLLVATVVRIALTLHRKSSVLNLHLFSYLCATEVIPLVILLKLIVF, encoded by the coding sequence ATGAACTGGCGGCAACTCGCACTGCTGGTAGGCTGGCTTCTGCTGGCAGCAATGCCGGGACGTGCGGCCGAATACCGCCCATTGCCGCCCCCGCCCCCCGTCGGCCTCTCAGCCGACTGGCTGATTTACAAGCCGGGCCAGAACCGGCTGACGCTGTATTTGGCGGGCTACCATCAACCCAGCCGCGCCTATTATCAATGGGTTAGCCTGCAGCCCGGTCAGCCCACGGTTATTTCTTTTACCGCGCTTCAGAACCTTAGCCTTTTTCTCGACAACCAGCTTGTTTTCACTGCACCCGAGGCGGGTTCCTATACGCTGGATCTGGCGCGCTTTGTCCCCGCTACGGGCCTCACAGCGAAGCACCTGCTGTGCGTCTGGCATCCTACTACGCCGCCCGCCTACGCGTCGTTTGTGGATGTGGAACCCGTGCCTGTAGCTCGGAGCAAGCACGCGGTGGCCCCCTTACTGCCGCAGGAGCGAGTGCTGGGCTACCACAATGCCTACGTGTGCTTTCTGCTGTTGCTGGGGCTGCTCTACGGGGGCGTGCGCGTTACGTACCGGCCGGGCTTTAGTCGGATTTATGAGCTCCGAAGCTTTCTGAACAATTCCGCCGACCAGGATTTTCTGATCAAGCCTACTGCTACCTGGCTCAACTTGCTGCTGTTGGTAGTATTCTCCCTGTCGTTTGCCCTGCTACTGGTGGCTGTGCATACCAGCCTGCAGAACGTCCTCATTTTGCGCCAACTGTTCAATGTGCCGGAGTCGGCCATTGTGTTGCGGGTGTTGCTATATACTGGGTTGGTACTGGCATTCGTGCTGTTGAAATACCCATACATTTCCTTCATGGGCTACATTTTCGACGTGCTGCCGTTGGTTACGGTGCAGTACCGCGAGTTTGTGCGCACCATTCTGCTGATCGGGCTGGCTCTTCCCTTCGTTGTCATCATCTACCTCACCCTTAATACGGCCGCGCCGGCTGTGGTTCTGTGGCTTTCCAATGGGGTGATTACCTTTCTGTTAGTGGCCACAGTAGTCCGCATTGCCCTCACCCTGCATCGTAAGTCGTCGGTACTGAATCTACATTTGTTTTCGTACCTTTGCGCCACGGAAGTTATACCCCTCGTTATTCTACTAAAGCTGATTGTTTTCTAG
- a CDS encoding uroporphyrinogen-III synthase, which produces MADSKEQPGTGRHAKRIASILVTQPKPTGDVSPYFAIAEKYGIKVDFREFIQVDPVPYKDFRKEKVNIQEHTAVIFTSRNAVDHFFRICQEAKIEMPAEMKYFCISEQTANYLQKYIVLRKRKLFVGQRTAADLFDVIKKHKGEKFLYPCSDIRKDDIPEFMRANGFKFTEAVIYRTVASDLSDLSDVKYDCIAFFSPSGISSLFINFPDFTQNGTRIAAFGPTTAKAVIDAGLELDIQAPHPNAPSMTGAIEQYILLHSGAQANAKAKANK; this is translated from the coding sequence ATGGCCGACAGCAAAGAGCAACCGGGAACTGGCCGCCACGCGAAGCGCATCGCGAGCATACTGGTCACCCAGCCCAAGCCGACAGGAGACGTATCACCCTATTTTGCCATTGCGGAGAAATACGGCATTAAAGTAGATTTTCGGGAATTCATCCAGGTTGATCCGGTTCCCTATAAGGATTTTCGTAAAGAGAAAGTCAATATTCAGGAGCATACGGCCGTTATCTTCACCAGCCGCAATGCCGTCGACCATTTCTTCCGCATCTGTCAGGAGGCAAAGATTGAGATGCCGGCGGAAATGAAATACTTCTGTATTTCGGAGCAGACGGCCAATTACCTGCAGAAGTACATTGTACTGCGCAAGCGTAAGCTCTTCGTGGGTCAGCGCACGGCTGCCGATTTGTTTGATGTCATCAAGAAGCACAAGGGCGAGAAATTCCTGTATCCGTGCTCGGATATCCGCAAGGATGATATTCCGGAGTTCATGCGGGCCAATGGCTTCAAATTCACCGAAGCCGTTATCTACCGCACCGTCGCCAGCGACCTGTCGGACCTCTCGGATGTGAAGTATGACTGCATTGCTTTCTTCAGCCCGTCGGGTATCAGCTCCCTGTTTATCAACTTTCCCGACTTCACGCAGAATGGAACGCGCATCGCGGCGTTTGGCCCCACCACGGCCAAAGCCGTCATTGATGCCGGCCTGGAGCTTGACATCCAGGCACCGCACCCAAATGCGCCTTCCATGACCGGGGCTATAGAGCAGTATATCCTGCTGCACAGCGGTGCCCAGGCAAATGCAAAAGCCAAGGCAAATAAATAG
- a CDS encoding type IX secretion system membrane protein PorP/SprF, with amino-acid sequence MRVPVLIGTLACLATGSALAQQQPQFTHYGFNGIYLNPAYAGVKGYGEITTIGRYQYLGYQATLPEDAGGSPQTYLLSASVPVKFLHGGLGAVLYRDRIAETKITTANVSYAYHITIGEGKLGIGVQGIYTHLGKGTYRPAEEGDPAVPNESADRKFDLGTGVWYESEKLYAGLSVNNLLRSKYQFQNVDGNTASSVTGENHAYLTLGYNIEATPSVVVTPSALVKMVLPGKVGDGGKFSQKSTSFELGGRATLDDKYWAGLGYRFQESFQGMLGASFTKDNALRVGYAFDFIAFNQEARAFSSHEIMLSYRLPRPVSISRPAIRTPRYSF; translated from the coding sequence ATGAGGGTTCCAGTACTGATTGGTACATTGGCCTGTCTGGCAACTGGCTCGGCGCTGGCTCAGCAGCAGCCCCAGTTTACGCACTATGGCTTTAATGGTATATACCTGAACCCTGCCTACGCGGGCGTGAAAGGATATGGGGAAATTACTACTATAGGCCGCTACCAATATTTGGGATATCAGGCTACTTTGCCGGAAGATGCGGGTGGCTCCCCACAAACCTATCTGTTGTCGGCCTCAGTGCCCGTAAAGTTCCTGCATGGCGGGCTAGGAGCAGTTTTATATCGTGACCGTATTGCGGAAACCAAAATAACCACGGCTAACGTTTCTTACGCCTACCATATAACCATAGGGGAAGGAAAGCTGGGAATCGGTGTCCAGGGAATCTACACCCATCTTGGAAAAGGCACATACCGGCCTGCCGAAGAGGGAGACCCGGCTGTGCCCAATGAAAGCGCCGATAGAAAGTTTGATCTGGGTACCGGGGTGTGGTACGAGTCTGAAAAGCTCTATGCCGGGCTAAGCGTAAACAACCTGCTTCGGTCGAAGTACCAGTTCCAGAATGTTGATGGCAATACGGCCTCGTCCGTAACGGGCGAGAACCATGCATATCTCACGCTGGGATATAATATTGAAGCTACACCTTCCGTTGTGGTAACACCCAGTGCTTTAGTGAAGATGGTATTGCCGGGTAAAGTAGGGGATGGGGGCAAGTTTTCGCAAAAAAGTACTTCGTTCGAACTAGGCGGGCGTGCTACGCTTGACGACAAGTATTGGGCAGGGCTTGGATATCGTTTTCAGGAGTCGTTCCAGGGAATGCTGGGAGCGAGTTTCACTAAAGACAATGCTCTGCGAGTGGGGTACGCTTTTGATTTTATTGCATTTAATCAAGAAGCGCGTGCGTTTAGCTCACATGAGATTATGCTCTCTTACCGCCTGCCACGCCCTGTCAGTATCTCTCGCCCGGCCATTCGCACTCCACGTTACAGTTTCTAG
- a CDS encoding toxin-antitoxin system YwqK family antitoxin encodes MRLFRLLYVGLGLMLGLGACSPQLVSFNSKPEASAIQNRLSDTLTTARDTVGSPSLVAKRVTLTKEQEKQAKESEKTAQRKTKKKKKNIFLGERIKRGYTKSGPKGKNQVIEVFYYLKTFQQPNAYAPARYYFNPRKKKIFKATTELDPAVDKVLHGPYKKMQGGKVVETGYYAVGTRHLRWERFNKDNILLSKVHYEMGFPRDAAITYYDGEQKLIKEVIPYLNGKLEGDYVRYLDNGQRDWDGQFENGKKVGEWTKYWGFRNRRHYVYQYGETGYDPEVATPELIKEYNRNAVLIFEKDKLDNRGKPDNSRPGARN; translated from the coding sequence ATGCGCCTGTTTCGTTTGCTGTACGTAGGGTTGGGGCTGATGCTGGGCCTGGGAGCCTGCTCGCCTCAGCTGGTATCGTTCAATAGTAAACCGGAAGCCTCTGCCATCCAGAACCGTCTGTCCGACACGCTCACTACCGCCCGCGACACGGTGGGCTCACCTTCCCTGGTGGCCAAGCGCGTGACCCTGACCAAGGAGCAGGAGAAGCAGGCCAAGGAAAGCGAAAAAACGGCCCAGCGGAAAACCAAAAAGAAAAAGAAGAACATCTTCCTCGGAGAGCGAATCAAGCGCGGCTACACGAAGTCGGGGCCAAAGGGCAAAAACCAGGTGATTGAGGTTTTTTATTACCTGAAAACCTTCCAGCAGCCCAACGCCTACGCCCCGGCCCGCTACTACTTCAACCCCCGCAAAAAGAAGATTTTCAAAGCCACCACCGAGCTTGATCCGGCCGTTGATAAAGTGCTGCACGGTCCTTACAAGAAGATGCAGGGCGGCAAAGTGGTAGAAACGGGCTACTACGCCGTGGGCACACGCCACCTGCGCTGGGAGCGGTTCAACAAGGACAACATCCTGCTCAGCAAAGTCCACTACGAAATGGGCTTCCCACGCGACGCCGCCATTACCTACTATGATGGGGAGCAGAAGTTGATTAAGGAGGTCATTCCATACCTGAACGGCAAGCTGGAAGGTGACTACGTGCGCTACCTCGACAACGGGCAGCGCGACTGGGACGGGCAGTTTGAGAACGGCAAGAAAGTAGGGGAGTGGACGAAGTACTGGGGCTTCCGCAACCGCCGCCACTACGTGTACCAGTACGGTGAAACCGGCTATGACCCCGAGGTAGCCACGCCTGAGCTGATAAAGGAATACAACCGCAACGCCGTGCTGATCTTCGAGAAAGATAAGCTCGACAACCGCGGCAAGCCCGACAACTCCCGCCCCGGCGCCCGGAATTAG
- a CDS encoding YraN family protein: MSNAAHQLGAAGEEAAADFLQQQGYTVVHRGYRYRRAEVDLIVQRGQELLVFVEVKARSGTQYGYPETFVTARKQQLFRLAAEQVQEELNWPSDIRFDILALTRTAHGFHIEHFEDAFY, translated from the coding sequence ATGAGCAACGCGGCTCACCAACTCGGGGCGGCCGGCGAGGAAGCAGCCGCCGATTTTCTGCAGCAGCAGGGCTATACGGTGGTGCACCGGGGCTACCGCTACCGCCGCGCCGAGGTAGACCTGATTGTGCAGCGCGGGCAGGAGCTGCTAGTGTTTGTGGAGGTAAAAGCCCGCTCCGGCACGCAATACGGCTACCCCGAAACCTTCGTCACGGCGCGCAAGCAGCAGCTGTTTCGGCTGGCGGCCGAGCAAGTACAGGAGGAGCTCAACTGGCCCAGCGACATCCGGTTCGACATCCTGGCCCTTACCCGCACCGCGCATGGTTTCCACATCGAGCACTTCGAGGATGCATTTTATTGA